A portion of the Lampris incognitus isolate fLamInc1 chromosome 9, fLamInc1.hap2, whole genome shotgun sequence genome contains these proteins:
- the nagpa gene encoding N-acetylglucosamine-1-phosphodiester alpha-N-acetylglucosaminidase isoform X2: MEQIPGKCHYFWLLLWLGVWLSETENIGISMDDDLLLPYAQGHGPSHSHRHVRDCQLLTHGNVTYESWPSSNHSGLPVAESSVFITEVPGTSRWVYGHMTVVHDPLQVVSVLEPGGPGGCGINHRAQVEETAKAAGCLYAQNGGYFRTKNGQCLGNVVSNGHVVQNSGGVQNAQFGIRRDGTLVFGYLSEDDVLDKTNPFVQLVSGVVWLIRNGEVYVNQSLKAECSETQETGTFRHFVDVVSARTAVGHDAEGRLVLFHMDGQTEVRGMNLWEVAELLKKFGVVNAINLDGGGSSTYVINGSLASYPSDHCTPDSRWRCARRVSTVLCVHPRRCQPEDCSGHGRCLDGRCECHKGWHGNTCNKLVCQPSFCGSHGICTAVGCACDAGWRGQNCSQECSPGFYGDACNQTCACTNGGWCDPVHGHCTCPPGFHGHSCEQICPLGFYGASCAEECQCEDLCPCDPVTGNCTVLIQGERNYTLHRGQ, from the exons catctccatggacgatgacctCCTGCTGCCCTATGCCCAGGGCCATGGCCCCTCTCACTCTCACCGCCACGTCAGGGACTGCCAGCTCCTCACCCATGGCAATGTGACCTACGAGAGCTGGCCCTCCAGTAACCACAGTGGTCTGCCAGTGGCCGAATCTTCTGTGTTCATAACAGAGGTGCCAGGAACCTCCCGCTGGGTCTATG GTCACATGACCGTGGTCCATGACCCCCTGCAGGTGGTGTCAGTACTTGAGCCAGGGGGACCAGGGGGCTGTGGGATTAACCACAGGGCCCAAGTGGAGGAGACGGCGAAGGCTGCTGGCTGCCTATATGCCCAGAATGGAGGCTACTTCCGCACCAAGAATGGCCAGTGTCTGGGCAACGTGGTCAGCAATGGGCACGTAGTGCAGAACAGCGGTGGGGTGCAGAACGCCCAGTTTGGCATTAGGCGGGACGGCACACTGGTATTCGG gtacCTGTCTGAGGATGACGTTTTGGACAAGACCAACCCATTCGTCCAGCTGGTCAGTGGTGTGGTTTGGTTAATCAGGAACGGCGAGGTTTACGTCAATCAGAGCCTGAAGGCAGAGTGCAGTGAAACCCAGGAGACAG GCACATTCCGCCATTTTGTAGATGTGGTGTCAGCCAGGACAGCAGTGGGACATGACGCCGAGGGCAGACTGGTCCTGTTCCACATGGACGGACAGACGGAAGTCAGAGG TATGAATCTTTGGGAGGTTGCAGAGTTACTTAAGAAATTTGGAGTGGTCAATGCTATCAATCTGGATGGAGGCGGGTCCTCCACCTATGTGATCAACGGCTCGTTGGCAAGCTATCCTTCTGATCACTG CACCCCGGATAGTAGGTGGCGCTGTGCTCGGCGTGTCTCCACAGTCCTGTGTGTCCATCCACGCCGCTGCCAGCCAGAGGACTGCAGCGGACACGGGCGTTGCTTGGATGGGCGTTGCGAGTGCCACAAGGGTTGGCATGGCAACACCTGCAACAAGCTGGTCTGTCAGCCGTCCTTCTGCGGTTCTCATGGCATCTGTACTGCGG TGGGCTGTGCCTGTGATGCTGGATGGAGAGGACAGAACTGCAGCCAAG AATGCTCACCGGGTTTCTATGGGGACGCCTGCAACCAGACATGTGCCTGCACCAACGGAGGCTGGTGTGACCCCGTCCATGGACATTGCACCTGCCCCCCTGGGTTCCACGGCCACTCCTGTGAACAAA tctgtcctcTGGGTTTCTATGGTGCCTCCTGTGCCGAGGAATGTCAATGTGAAGACTTGTGCCCATGTGACCCGGTCACAGGAAACTGCACTGTCTTGATCCAGGGAGAGAGGAACTACACCTTACACAGAG